The Pelagibius sp. CAU 1746 genomic sequence AGCAGGCCGGCCATAGCGGCGGCGGTCAGCAGCGCCGCCCAGATCTGCACGGTCTGGCCGTAGTAGGAGCCGACCAGCAAACGAGCCCCAATCCCGGCCTGGGCGCCGGTCGGCAGCTCGCCGACGATGGCGCCGACCAGGGAGATGGCGATGGCCACCTTCAGGCTGGCGAAGAGGAAGGGCACCGAGGAGGGCCAGCGCAGCTTCCAGAACACCTGGTTGGTGTTGGCCGAGTAGGTGCGCATGAGGTCCTGCTGCAGCGGGTCGGGCGAGCGCAGGCCCTTCACCATGCCGATGGTCACCGGGAAGAAGCAGAGGTACATGGAGATCAGCGCCTTGGGCACCAGGCCGGTGAAGCCGATATTGCCCAGCACCACGATGATCATCGGCGCGATGGCGAGGATCGGGATGGTCTGCGAGGCGATGACCCAGGGCAAGAGGCTGCGGTCCAGGGTCTTCACGTGGACGATGCCGACGGCCAGCACGATGCCGAGCACCGTGCCCATGACGAAGCCGAGCAGTGTCGAGGAGAGCGTCACCCAGGCGTGGTAGACGAGGCTGCGCTTGGAGGTGACCTTGCGCCCCAGGATCGACTTGTCGAGTTCCACGGCGACCTGGTGCGGCGCCGGCAGGATCGGCCGCTCCATGGCCATGGAGTCCTCGACCAGCTGCGAGAAGGACCAGTCGACGTCACGGCGCTCGTAGCCGTCGATCAGCAGCGGGGCATTCAGCCAGACGGTGCCGAGGTACCAGAGCACGAAGAGGAAGAAGACGACGACGGCGAGCGGGCCGCCGCGGCCGGCGAAGACGCGGGACAACCATCCCGGCGCGGCAGCATGAGGCGGGTTGAGCGCCTCAGTCGTCATAGCTGTGCCCCGCGCGCAGCCCCTCACGCACTCGGTGGGCGATCTCGGCGAACTCCTGGCTTTCGCGGGCGTCCAGGGTGCGGTCCGGCGGCAGGTTGCAGTCGATGATGTCGGTGACGCGGCCCGGGCGCGGCGACATGACGACGATCTTGGAGGAGAGGAAGACCGCCTCGGGGATCGAGTGGGTAACGAAGACCACCGTCTTGCCCGTGCGCTCCCAGAGGCGCAGAAGCTGCTCGTTCAGGTGATCGCGGGTAATCTCGTCCAGCGCGCCGAAGGGTTCGTCCATCAGCAGCAGCTCCGGCTCGAAGGAGAGCGCGCGGGCGATGGAGACCCGCTGCTGCATGCCGCCGGAAAGCTGCCAGGGGAACTTCTTCTCGAAGCCCTTCAGGTTCACCAGGTCCAGGTAGCGCGCCGCCCGGTCTTTGCGCTCCGCCGCGCTCATCCCCATGATCTCCAGGGGCAGCATGACGTTGCGCTCCACCGTGCGCCAGGGATAGAGCGCCGGGGCCTGGAAGACGTAGCCGTAGGCGCGGCCCAGGCGGGCCTCTTCCGGCGTCACGCCGTTGACGGAAATCCGGCCCGCGGTCTGGCGCTCCAGGTCGGCGATGACCCGCAGCAGGGTGGTCTTGCCGCAGCCCGAGGGGCCGATGAAGGAGACGAAATCCCCGGCCTCGACCGTCAGATTGACCTCGGAGAGCGCATAGACAGGACCGTCGGCGGTCTGGAAGGTTAGCGAGAGATCTTCAACCTCTATGACAGGTTTCGCCGCCTGCCCGGCCGGGTTCTCGATCACCGCTTCCCGCTGCATCACCGCCTCGACTGCCATTATCTACCACCCTCTTCCGGGGCTGCGGCCATTCCGACCTTTTCGGGCCGAAAGGTCAAGCACTGGCCCGCTCCAGCATGGCGTATAACAGCACGTTGCAGCCCGCGGCCAGATCCTCTGGCGTCGCGCTTTCGCTCTCGTTGTGGCTGACGCCGTCCTCGCAGGGCACGAAGATCATGGCCGTGGGCGCCACGCGGCTCACATAACAAGCGTCGTGCCCGGCCCCGGAGATGATTTCCATGTTCTCGTAGCCGGCTTCTCCGGCCGCCTTCCTGACGGCGCCGACGCAGTCCTTGTCGAAGGCGATGGGCGGCGAATACCAGATCATGTCGACATCGGCGGCAATCCCCGCCGGCCCGCAGATCTCGTCGCAGGCCAAGCGCAACTCGGCTTCCATGGCGCTCAGCGTCTCGTCCTCGGGGTGGCGCAGGTCCACCGTCAGGAAGACGCTCCCCGGAATGGTGTTCCGCGAGTTCGGGCTGACCTGCATCATGCCCACGGTGCTGACCGCGTGGGGCGGATGGGCCAGCGCGATCTCGTTTATTCGCGTCACCAGCCTGGAGGCCGCGACCAGGGCGTCCTTCCTGCGGTTCATCGGCGTGGTCCCAGCGTGAGATTCGGCGCCGGTCAGGGTGACCTCGAACCAACGCTGACCCTGGGCGCCGGTGACCACACCGATGGTCTTCTTCTCGGCCTCCAGGATCGGCCCCTGCTCGATATGGGCTTCGAAGAAGGCGCGGATCGGATGCTCGCCCGGCGTCTGGTCGCCCATATAGCCGATGCGCTGCAGCTCCTCGCCGATGGTCTTGCCGTCCACGTCGGCGCGGGAATGGCCGTAGTCCAGGTCGAAGACCCCGGCGAAGACGCCCGAGGCCACCATGGCCGGAGCGAAGCGCGAGCCTTCCTCGTTGGTCCAGACCGCCACCTCGACCGGGGCCTCGGTCTCGATGTTGTTGTCGTTGAGGGTGCGGATGACCTCCAGGCCCGCCAGCACGCCAAAGACGCCGTCGAACTTGCCGCCGGTGGGCTGGGTGTCCAGATGACTGCCGGTGGTGACCGGCGGCAGATCGGGGTTCTTGCCGGGCCGCCGGGCGAAGATGTTGCCCATCTTGTCAACGGCGATGGAGCAGCCGGCCTCCTGGCACCAGCGCACGAAGAGGTCGCGCCCCTCCTTGTCGAAGTCGCTGAGTGCCAGGCGGCAGTTGCCGCCGGCCACGCCCGGGCCGATCTGCGCCATCTCCATGAGGCTGTCCCACAGGCGGTCGCCGTTTACCTTCAGGTTCTTCGGATTCATTCCGTCCATTGCCGCCTACTCCGCCGCTTTCTGGTTCATCGGGTTGCGCGGATCTTCCTTCCAGTTCAGATAACCCTTGCCGTTGTCCACCTCGACCATGGAGATACAGCCCTCCACCGGGCAGACGTGCATGCAAAGGTTACAGCCGACGCATTCCTCGTCGATCACCTCGTAGCGGCGCTGGCCGTCCTGTCTCTGCGCGGCGATCGCCTGATGGGAGGTGTCCTCGCAAGCGATGTGGCAGAGGCCGCACTTGATGCAGAGCTCCTGATCGATCTTGGCGACGATCTCGTAATTGATGTTGAGATACTGCCAGTCGGTGACGTTGGGCACGGCGGCGCCCCGGAAATCGTCCAGGGTCTTGTAGCCCTTTTCATCCATCCAGTAGCCGAGGCCGTCGATCATGTCCTCGACGATCTTGAAGCCGTGGTGCATGGCCGCGGTGCAGACCTGCGCCGAACCGGCGCCCAGGCTGATGAACTCCGCCGCATCGCGCCAGTTGGATATCCCGCCGATGGCGGAAATCGGCAGGCCGGCGGTCTCCGCATCGCGGGCGATCTCCGCCACCATATGCATGGCGATCGGCTTCACCGCCGGGCCGCAGTAACCGCCGTGGGTGCCCTTGCCGTCGACCGTCGGCGTCGGCGCCATGGCATCCAGGTCGACGGAAGCGATGGAGTTGATGGTATTGATCAGCGACACCGCGTCGGCGCCGCCGGCCTTGGCGGCGCGGGCCGGCCCCAGAATATTGGTCACGTTCGGCGTCAGCTTCACGAAGACCGGCATGCGGGTGTGCGCCTTGCACCAGCGCGTCACCATCTCGATGTATTCCGGCACCTGGCCGACCGCCGAGCCCATGCCGCGCTCCGACATGCCGTGCGGGCAGCCGAAGTTCAGCTCCACGCCATCGGCGCCGGTGTCCTCCACCCGGGCCAGGATGGCGCGCCAGTTCTCTTCCTCGCAAGGCACCATGAGGGAGACCACCATGGCACGGTCCGGCCAGTCGCGCTTCACCTGCTTGATCTCGCGCAGGTTCACCTCCAGCGGCCGGTCGGTGATCAGCTCGATGTTGTTGAAGCCGGCCATGCGGGTGCCGTTGTAGCTCATCGCGCCGTAGCGTGAGGAGACGTTCACCACCGGCGGGTCCTCGCCCAGCGTCTTCCACACCACGCCGCCCCAGCCCGCCTTGAAGGCACGCACGACGTTGTACTCCTTATCGGTCGGCGGAGCGGAGGCCAGCCAGAAAGGATTGGGCGACTTCACGCCGGCGATATCGCAACGAAGGTCAGCCATGTCTCGTCTCCCTCTCCTGCCTCACGAACGCAGGAAGCTGTTGATGGCCTCGGCGGCCAGCTTGCCGTCCTGCACGGCGGCGACGGTCAGGTCTTCGCTGATCGCCACGCAGTCGCCGCCGGCCCAGACGCCGGACAGCGACGTTTGGCGCGCCTCGTTCACGGCGATCTTGGCGCCGTCCATCTCCAGCAGCTCGCTGCCGCCGTTGGCCTGCGGCAACAGGGTCTGACCGATGGCCTTGAACAGCATGTCCACCGGCAGGCTGAAGACGTCGCCAGTGCCGGCCAGGCGCCCACCGCCGTCGAGTTGAGTATACTCGAAAACCACGTCGGTGATGTGGCCGTTCATGCCGCGGATCTCGCGCGGCTGGGCCCAGTGCTTGATCTTCACGCCGTTGACCTGGGCGAATTCCTGTTCGTGGTCGGTCGCCGACATCGCGTCCGGCCCGCGGCGGTATACCAGCGTCACGTCCTCGGCGCCGAGGCGCTTGCTCTGCACGGCGATGTCGATGGCGGTGTTGCCGCCGCCGATGACCACCACCTTGCGGCCCACCGGCAGGGACTTCAGATCCTGGCTCTGGCGCAGCTCGGCGATGTAGTCGACGGCGTTGTGGACGCCTTCCAGGTCCTCGCCCTCCAGGTCGAGCTGGCGCACGCCGCCCAGGCCCATGCCCAGGAAGACGGCGTCATAGTCGCGGCGCAGGTCGGCCAACGTGAAGTCGCGGCCCAGAGCCTGATCGTTGCGGATCTCGATGCCGCCGATCTGCAGCACGAAGTCCACCTCCTGCTGGGCGAAGGCATCCGGCACCTTATAGGCGGCGATACCGTATTCGTTGAGCCCTCCGGGCTTCGGCTTGGCCTCCAGGATCACGACGTCGTGGCCCAGCACCGCCAGGCGGTGGGCGCAGGCCAGACCCGCCGGACCGGCGCCAACCACGGCAACGGTCTTGCCGCTCCTCCCGGCGCGGGAGAACGGATGGTCCCCGGTGTCCATCACCGCATCGGTGGCATAGCGCTGCAGCAGGCCGATCTGCACCGGCTTAGCCTCCTGCGTGTTACGCACGCAGGCCTGCTGGCACAGAATCTCCGTCGGACAGACCCGCGCGCAGGCACCGCCCAGGATGTTCTCGTCGAAAATGTCCTGCGCAGCGCCACGGACATTGTCGGTCGAGATCTTACGGATGAAGCTCGGGATATCGATGCCCGTCGGGCAGGCCTCGACGCAAGGCGCGTCGTAGCAGAAGTAGCAGCGGCTGGATTCGATCAGCGCCGCCTTGCGGTCGAGCGGCGGATGAACGTCGCCGAAATTCTCCGCATAGGCGGACTCCGGCAAACGCCCGGCCCGGATGTCCGGCTGGTTCCCCATCGTGAACTCCCTGATCATTTGACGTCAAACGCTCTTGCGGCGCCTTGCGTCCTTGTTGGTCTTGACTGTAGCGTTGTCCTGACCAAGCGGTCAATTAAATTTGACCACTTGGTCAGGTTTTGATTCGCCTTCCGCCAAGGGCGATAATCGGCATGATTCGTCATATCGAACGTGGCCGCGCGACCGGCTACCGAAGCGGGCCGGGAAAGGGGCGAGGAATTGGGAGCGGAGATGTCCGACACGGTGGCCAAGGGCTCAGACGGGAAGGAAAGCCCGGCCAAGGAAAGCGGCGCCAGAGAAGGCGGAAAGGAAGAGTCCTCCAGGGACGAGTCGGGGCCCGGCCATATCCGCCTGCGCAACCGCGCCCTGATCCTCTCCGCCGCCGAAGAAGTCTTTGCGACCCAAGGCTACCGCGGCGCCACCACCGCGGCCATCGCCGCGAAGGCGGGGCTGCCCAAGGCCAACGTGCATTACTATTTCGGCACCAAGGAGGCGCTCTATCATGCGGTGCTGGAAGACATCCTCGGCCTTTGGCTGGGCGAGCTGGACCGGATCACCGTAGACAGCGACCCGGCGGCGGCGCTGGCCGCCTACATCCGCGCCAAGATCCGCCACTCGCACGAACGCCCCCTCGCCTCCAAGGTCTACGCCAACGAGATGATCCGCGGCGCGCGCCACACCCGCGACTTCTTGAAGAATGAGCTGCGCAATCTGGTGAAGGACAAAGCCAAGGTGCTGGAGGCCTGGGCGGAGGCGGGCCGGATCGAGCCTGTCGACCCGGTACACCTCTTCTCTATCATCTGGGCCGCGACCCAGCACTACGCCGACTTCGAAGTGCAGGTTGGCGCCCTGGTCGGACGGCGCCAGCTTGCCGCCAAGGACTACGACGAAGCGGCGGAGACCGTGGTGCGCCTGGTGCTGCGCGGCTGCGGCCTGTCTTACCGGCCCGGCATCGGGTCATAGATACAGAGAGAGCGAAACGAGATGATCAAGGCGGTAATCCTGCTGACGCGCAGGGACGACATGACCCTTCAGGATTTCTCCGACTGGATGCTGAAGGAGCACGTTCCCCTGGCGCTGAAGCTCGACGGACTGAAGCGTTACCAGGTGAACATCGCCCGCGAGAACGGCAGCGACTACGACGGCATCAGCGAGCTGTGGTTCGACAGCGAGGAAGCCATGCTGGCGGCCTACGGCACCGACCACGGCAAGGCCGTGGCCGCCGACTCCCTGGCGCATGTGAAAGACCGCAAGCGCATCGTCGTCGATGAGCACCCCTTCACGCCCACCGCTTGAGGAGCATCCCGCGATGACCGTGGTGGTGCGCCTGGGCAACGCCCGCGCCGAGTGGTGGCGCGATGCCCTGCAGGAGCTGTTGCCCGACGTCGAGGTGCGGCTGTGGGAGGATCCGGGCGACAAGGCGGAGGTCGAATACGCCGTCGTCTGGAAACCGCCGGCCGGCGGCCTCAAGGCCTTCCCCAACCTGAAGTGCATCGTCTCCATGGGCGCCGGCATCGACCACCTGCTGGCCGATCCGGAACTGCCCCTGCACCTGCCGGTGATCCGCACCGTGGGCTCCGACCTGCGCCAGCGCATGCGCGAATACCTGGCCCTGCACGTCCTGCGCTTCCACCGCCGCCTGCCGGACATCGAGGCGGCACAGCGCCGCAAGGCCTGGGATCAGATCATCACCCCGCCGGCCCCCCAACGCAGCGTCGGCATCATGGGCCTGGGCAACATGGGGGCCGACGCGGCCCGCACCCTGGTCGATCTGGGCTTTGCCGTGCGCGGCTGGTCGCGGCGCCCGAAGCGCCTGCACGGCATCAAGTGCCTGCATGGCGAAGACCAGCTCGACGATTTCCTGGCGCGCAGCGAGATCCTCGTCTGCCTGCTGCCGCTGACCCCGGCCACCGAGGGCATCCTGAACCGCCGCCTTTTCGCCAAGCTGCCCAAGGGCGCCTGCCTTATCAACGTCGGGCGCGGCCGCCACCTGGTGGAGAAAGACCTGATCCCGGCGCTGGACTCCGGCCAGCTCGGCGGCGCCACTCTGGACGTTCTGCACGTGGAGCCGCCGGCGGAGGACCACCCTTTCTGGACCCATCCGAAGATCCTGCTGACGCCGCACATCGCCAGCCTCATCGACCCTGAAAGCGGCGCGAAGGTCATCGCCGAGAACCTGAAACTCTTCATGGCCGGCAAGGCGGTGCCCGACATGGTCGACCTGAAGCAGGGATACTAGCCGCATGACAAGCGATCTGTCGCTGCAGGACGCCCTCGCCGCGCGCCGCAGCGTCCGCGCCTTTGCCGCGCGGGCCGTCCCGCTTGAAACACTGCAACGGCTGGTCCGGGCGGCGCAGGGCGCGACCGGCGCGGAAGGCCAGCGCGCGGCGCCTTCGGCTCACGCCCTCTACCCGCTGAGCTTGAGACTGGTGGCGGGGAACGTCGAAGGGTTGGAAGCGGGGCTCTACGAGGTGACGCCGGAAGACGCGCCGCGACTCCTGAAGGCCGGCGACCACCGGCTGGCCCTGCAGGCCGCGGCCCTGGAGGAGCAGCCCTGGGTCGGAAGCGCGGCGGCGGTCCTGGCATTCCATGCCGACATGGAAGCCGTCACCCGCCACTTCGCCGCGCAGCCGCCGCCCGGCGCACGCGGCGCGCGCTACGTCTACATCGAAGCCGGTGCTGCGGCGCAAAACGCCCTGCTGCAGGCCGCGGCGGAAGGCCTGGGCGGCGTGCTGATCGCCGGTTTTGAGGATGGGGCCACGTCGCAAGCGCTCGGCCTGGCGCCACCCCTCGCCCCCCTGCTCTACCTCTGCCTCGGCTGGCCGGCGCCCCAATCCTGAAGCAAGAGTATTAGCTTTCAAGGCATTGGGGCTAGCGCCGGCCACGGGGCTTCTCATCCGCGCCGCTGCACTCTATCGTGCCCGCTTTGCTGTTGGGCCGGGGGAAGGAACAGCATGCGCAATGGTTGGGGCCGGGCCGTCCTGACCGCCGTGGCGCTGTGGTGCAGCGTGGCGGCGGCGGGGAGCGTGCGCGCGGAGTCCGCCTGGCTGCTGGTCGAGGCCGAGACCGGCGCGGTGCTGGCCCAGCAGCAGGCCACCCGGCCCTGGTATCCCGCTTCCGTCACCAAGGCGATGACCGCCTACATGGTCTTCGAGGCCCTGGCCGAGGGCCGCCTGACGCTGGACCGGAAAATCACCGTCTCCGGGCACGCCGCCGCGCAGCCGCCCACCCGGCTGGGCCTGCACAGCGGACAGAAGGTGGCCGTCCGTCAACTGCTGCAGGCCATGATCGTGCGCTCGGCCAACGACGCCGCGGTGGCCCTGGCCGAGGCGATCAGCGGCAGCGAGGCCGCCTTCGCCGCCACGATGACCCGCAGGGCCCAGGCCCTGGGCATGAGCCAGACCGTCTTCGCAAACCCCACCGGCCTGCCCGACCCGGCGCAGGTGACCACGGCGCGCGACCTGGTGATCCTGGCCCGTGCGCTGATCCGCGACCATCCCCAGCATTTCGGCCTGTTCAGCAAGTCCTTCGTCTCGGTCGGCGGCCTGGGCGGCGGCTCGACCAACGGCTGGAAAAGCGGCTACCCCGGTGCCGAGGGCATCAAGACCGGCTTTACCTGCGGCTCCGGCTACAATCTGCTGGCCGCGGCGACGCGCGACGGACGTCGCCTCATCGGCGTGGTGCTGGGCGGCGTCACCGGCGGGCAGCGCAACGCGCGCATGACCCGGCTGATGAACGACGGCTTCGCGCGGCCGGCCGCCGGCCCCGCCCTGACCCTCGACGACCTGCCGCGCCGCGCCGCCGGCAGCGCGCCCTATGTGCTGCCGGGCCCGCGTTGTCCCGTCTCCCAGAACGCCAAGACCGCCGACCTCATGGACGGCGAACTGCCGGGCTG encodes the following:
- a CDS encoding glyoxylate/hydroxypyruvate reductase A; amino-acid sequence: MTVVVRLGNARAEWWRDALQELLPDVEVRLWEDPGDKAEVEYAVVWKPPAGGLKAFPNLKCIVSMGAGIDHLLADPELPLHLPVIRTVGSDLRQRMREYLALHVLRFHRRLPDIEAAQRRKAWDQIITPPAPQRSVGIMGLGNMGADAARTLVDLGFAVRGWSRRPKRLHGIKCLHGEDQLDDFLARSEILVCLLPLTPATEGILNRRLFAKLPKGACLINVGRGRHLVEKDLIPALDSGQLGGATLDVLHVEPPAEDHPFWTHPKILLTPHIASLIDPESGAKVIAENLKLFMAGKAVPDMVDLKQGY
- a CDS encoding SagB/ThcOx family dehydrogenase is translated as MTSDLSLQDALAARRSVRAFAARAVPLETLQRLVRAAQGATGAEGQRAAPSAHALYPLSLRLVAGNVEGLEAGLYEVTPEDAPRLLKAGDHRLALQAAALEEQPWVGSAAAVLAFHADMEAVTRHFAAQPPPGARGARYVYIEAGAAAQNALLQAAAEGLGGVLIAGFEDGATSQALGLAPPLAPLLYLCLGWPAPQS
- a CDS encoding Zn-dependent hydrolase encodes the protein MDGMNPKNLKVNGDRLWDSLMEMAQIGPGVAGGNCRLALSDFDKEGRDLFVRWCQEAGCSIAVDKMGNIFARRPGKNPDLPPVTTGSHLDTQPTGGKFDGVFGVLAGLEVIRTLNDNNIETEAPVEVAVWTNEEGSRFAPAMVASGVFAGVFDLDYGHSRADVDGKTIGEELQRIGYMGDQTPGEHPIRAFFEAHIEQGPILEAEKKTIGVVTGAQGQRWFEVTLTGAESHAGTTPMNRRKDALVAASRLVTRINEIALAHPPHAVSTVGMMQVSPNSRNTIPGSVFLTVDLRHPEDETLSAMEAELRLACDEICGPAGIAADVDMIWYSPPIAFDKDCVGAVRKAAGEAGYENMEIISGAGHDACYVSRVAPTAMIFVPCEDGVSHNESESATPEDLAAGCNVLLYAMLERASA
- a CDS encoding EthD family reductase, coding for MIKAVILLTRRDDMTLQDFSDWMLKEHVPLALKLDGLKRYQVNIARENGSDYDGISELWFDSEEAMLAAYGTDHGKAVAADSLAHVKDRKRIVVDEHPFTPTA
- a CDS encoding D-alanyl-D-alanine carboxypeptidase family protein, whose translation is MRNGWGRAVLTAVALWCSVAAAGSVRAESAWLLVEAETGAVLAQQQATRPWYPASVTKAMTAYMVFEALAEGRLTLDRKITVSGHAAAQPPTRLGLHSGQKVAVRQLLQAMIVRSANDAAVALAEAISGSEAAFAATMTRRAQALGMSQTVFANPTGLPDPAQVTTARDLVILARALIRDHPQHFGLFSKSFVSVGGLGGGSTNGWKSGYPGAEGIKTGFTCGSGYNLLAAATRDGRRLIGVVLGGVTGGQRNARMTRLMNDGFARPAAGPALTLDDLPRRAAGSAPYVLPGPRCPVSQNAKTADLMDGELPGWGLVFGSFVSKDQANSRIAENRAAIKDVVSGGQSAVIARTSLATHRYSALLVDLDRQEAGSACRRLQELSVYCLAVPPKLLNNPQALWR
- a CDS encoding ABC transporter ATP-binding protein, with the protein product MQREAVIENPAGQAAKPVIEVEDLSLTFQTADGPVYALSEVNLTVEAGDFVSFIGPSGCGKTTLLRVIADLERQTAGRISVNGVTPEEARLGRAYGYVFQAPALYPWRTVERNVMLPLEIMGMSAAERKDRAARYLDLVNLKGFEKKFPWQLSGGMQQRVSIARALSFEPELLLMDEPFGALDEITRDHLNEQLLRLWERTGKTVVFVTHSIPEAVFLSSKIVVMSPRPGRVTDIIDCNLPPDRTLDARESQEFAEIAHRVREGLRAGHSYDD
- the preA gene encoding NAD-dependent dihydropyrimidine dehydrogenase subunit PreA, with the protein product MADLRCDIAGVKSPNPFWLASAPPTDKEYNVVRAFKAGWGGVVWKTLGEDPPVVNVSSRYGAMSYNGTRMAGFNNIELITDRPLEVNLREIKQVKRDWPDRAMVVSLMVPCEEENWRAILARVEDTGADGVELNFGCPHGMSERGMGSAVGQVPEYIEMVTRWCKAHTRMPVFVKLTPNVTNILGPARAAKAGGADAVSLINTINSIASVDLDAMAPTPTVDGKGTHGGYCGPAVKPIAMHMVAEIARDAETAGLPISAIGGISNWRDAAEFISLGAGSAQVCTAAMHHGFKIVEDMIDGLGYWMDEKGYKTLDDFRGAAVPNVTDWQYLNINYEIVAKIDQELCIKCGLCHIACEDTSHQAIAAQRQDGQRRYEVIDEECVGCNLCMHVCPVEGCISMVEVDNGKGYLNWKEDPRNPMNQKAAE
- a CDS encoding NAD(P)-dependent oxidoreductase, with the translated sequence MGNQPDIRAGRLPESAYAENFGDVHPPLDRKAALIESSRCYFCYDAPCVEACPTGIDIPSFIRKISTDNVRGAAQDIFDENILGGACARVCPTEILCQQACVRNTQEAKPVQIGLLQRYATDAVMDTGDHPFSRAGRSGKTVAVVGAGPAGLACAHRLAVLGHDVVILEAKPKPGGLNEYGIAAYKVPDAFAQQEVDFVLQIGGIEIRNDQALGRDFTLADLRRDYDAVFLGMGLGGVRQLDLEGEDLEGVHNAVDYIAELRQSQDLKSLPVGRKVVVIGGGNTAIDIAVQSKRLGAEDVTLVYRRGPDAMSATDHEQEFAQVNGVKIKHWAQPREIRGMNGHITDVVFEYTQLDGGGRLAGTGDVFSLPVDMLFKAIGQTLLPQANGGSELLEMDGAKIAVNEARQTSLSGVWAGGDCVAISEDLTVAAVQDGKLAAEAINSFLRS
- a CDS encoding ABC transporter permease, encoding MTTEALNPPHAAAPGWLSRVFAGRGGPLAVVVFFLFVLWYLGTVWLNAPLLIDGYERRDVDWSFSQLVEDSMAMERPILPAPHQVAVELDKSILGRKVTSKRSLVYHAWVTLSSTLLGFVMGTVLGIVLAVGIVHVKTLDRSLLPWVIASQTIPILAIAPMIIVVLGNIGFTGLVPKALISMYLCFFPVTIGMVKGLRSPDPLQQDLMRTYSANTNQVFWKLRWPSSVPFLFASLKVAIAISLVGAIVGELPTGAQAGIGARLLVGSYYGQTVQIWAALLTAAAMAGLLVAAMGGLEKLVLKRMGVQG
- a CDS encoding TetR/AcrR family transcriptional regulator produces the protein MSDTVAKGSDGKESPAKESGAREGGKEESSRDESGPGHIRLRNRALILSAAEEVFATQGYRGATTAAIAAKAGLPKANVHYYFGTKEALYHAVLEDILGLWLGELDRITVDSDPAAALAAYIRAKIRHSHERPLASKVYANEMIRGARHTRDFLKNELRNLVKDKAKVLEAWAEAGRIEPVDPVHLFSIIWAATQHYADFEVQVGALVGRRQLAAKDYDEAAETVVRLVLRGCGLSYRPGIGS